One Miscanthus floridulus cultivar M001 chromosome 11, ASM1932011v1, whole genome shotgun sequence DNA window includes the following coding sequences:
- the LOC136493254 gene encoding probable beta-D-xylosidase 6, whose amino-acid sequence MLLALLCLLACAGAGAAAAGAAAAPNARPPCASPYSTSSAYPFCDASLSIPARARALVSLLTLDEKIAQLSNTAGGVPRLGIPPYQWWSESLHGLADNGPGVNFSSGPVRAATSFPQVILSTAAFNRSLWRAVAEAVATEALGMHNAGQAGLTYWAPNINIFRDPRWGRGQETSGEDPAVAAAYSLEYVKGFQGEQGEEGRIRLSACCKHYTAYDMEKWEGFSRYTFNAKVNAQDLEDTYQPPFKTCIQEARATCLMCSYNQVNGVPMCANKDLLQKTRDEWGFQGYITSDCDAVAIIHENQTYTKSDEDSIAIVLKAGMDINCGSFLVRHTKSAVEKGKVQEQDIDRALFNLFSVQLRLGIFDKPNNNQWFTQLGPNNVCTKEHRELAAEAVRQGAVLLKNDHSFLPLKRSEVRHVAIIGPSANDVYAMGGDYTGVACNPTTFLKGIQAYATQTTFATGCKDVSCNSTELFREAIEAAKRADIVVVVAGLNLTEEREDFDRVSLLLPGKQMSLIHTIASVAKKPLVLVLLGGGPVDVSFAKQDPRIASILWLGYPGEVGGQVLPEILFGEYNPGGKLPITWYPESFTAIPMTDMNMRADPSRGYPGRTYRFYTGDVVYGFGYGLSYSKYSYSILSAPKKITVSRSSVLDIISRKPAYIRRDGLDFVKTEDIASCEALAFSVQVAVSNHGSMDGSHAVLLFARLKSSVPGFPIKQLVGFERVHTAAGSASNVVITVDPCKHMSAANPEGKRVLLLGAHVLTVGDEEFELFIEL is encoded by the exons ATGCTTCTCGCCCTCCTCTGCCTCCTCgcctgcgccggcgccggcgcagcagcagcaggcgccgccgccgcgccgaacGCGCGCCCGCCGTGCGCGTCGCCTTACTCGACCAGCAGCGCCTACCCGTTCTGCGACGCCTCGCTCTCCATCCCGGCCCGCGCGCGCGCGCTCGTCTCGCTGCTCACCCTGGACGAGAAGATCGCGCAGCTGTCCAACACGGCGGGCGGCGTCCCGCGCCTGGGCATCCCGCCCTACCAGTGGTGGTCCGAGTCGCTCCACGGCCTCGCCGACAATGGGCCCGGGGTCAACTTCTCCTCGGGCCCCGTCCgcgccgccacctccttcccgCAGGTCATCCTGTCCACCGCCGCCTTCAACCGCTCGCTGTGGCGCGCGGTCGCCGAGGCCGTCGCGACGGAGGCCCTCGGCATGCACAACGCCGGCCAGGCCGGCCTCACGTACTGGGCGCCCAACATCAACATCTTCCGAGACCCGAGGTGGGGCCGCGGCCAGGAGACGTCCGGGGAGGACCCCGCTGTCGCCGCCGCGTACTCCCTCGAGTATGTCAAGGGCTTCCAGGGGGAGCAAGGGGAGGAAGGCAGAATCAGGCTCTCTGCGTGCTGCAAGCACTATACAGCGTATGACATGGAGAAATGGGAAGGCTTCTCGAGGTACACCTTCAATGCCAAG GTAAATGCACAAGATTTGGAAGACACGTACCAGCCGCCTTTCAAGACCTGCATCCAGGAGGCTCGTGCTACCTGCTTGATGTGTTCATATAACCAGGTCAATGGCGTGCCTATGTGTGCTAACAAAGATCTTCTACAGAAGACCAGGGATGAATGGGGCTTCCAGGG GTATATTACATCTGATTGTGATGCTGTGGCAATTATTCATGAAAACCAGACATACACTAAATCAGACGAAGATTCAATAGCAATTGTTCTTAAGGCAG gaatgGATATCAACTGTGGTTCTTTCCTAGTTCGGCATACTAAGTCAGCAGTTGAGAAGGGAAAGGTTCAAGAACAAGATATTGACCGTGCCCTTTTTAATCTATTCTCTGTTCAATTGCGTCTTGGAATATTTGATAAGCCCAACAACAACCAATGGTTCACTCAACTAGGGCCCAACAATGTGTGCACGAAAGAGCATAGAGAGCTTGCAGCAGAAGCTGTAAGGCAGGGTGCTGTCCTTTTGAAGAATGACCATAGTTTTTTGCCTCTGAAGAGAAGCGAAGTTAGACATGTTGCCATCATTGGACCATCTGCAAATGATGTGTATGCGATGGGTGGAGACTATACAG GTGTAGCCTGCAATCCGACGACCTTCCTTAAGGGCATTCAAGCCTATGCTACACAGACAACGTTTGCCACTGGATGCAAGGATGTTTCCTGTAACTCAACAGAATTGTTTCGTGAAGCTATTGAAGCAGCTAAAAGAGCTGATATTGTTGTTGTAGTTGCTGGCTTGAACCTGACAGAAGAGCGTGAAGACTTCGATAGAGTGAGCCTTCTCCTTCCAGGCAAGCAGATGAGCCTCATACATACCATTGCTAGTGTAGCGAAGAAGCCCCTTGTGTTGGTTCTCTTGGGTGGTGGTCCTGTTGATGTTTCATTTGCAAAGCAAGATCCACGAATTGCAAGCATTCTTTGGCTCGGATATCCTGGTGAGGTTGGTGGCCAAGTCCTTCCAGAAATTCTTTTTGGAGAGTACAACCCAG GAGGAAAGCTGCCTATAACTTGGTATCCCGAATCCTTTACTGCTATTCCGATGACTGATATGAACATGAGAGCTGACCCTTCACGTGGTTACCCTGGGAGAACATATCGTTTTTACACTGGAGATGTAGTGTATGGTTTTGGATATGGTTTAAGTTACTCCAAATATTCATATAGCATCTTGTCAGCTCCAAAGAAGATCACCGTGTCGCGTTCATCAGTTTTGGACATTATTAGTAGAAAGCCCGCATACATAAGGAGGGATGGACTAGACTTCGTGAAAACTGAAGATATTGCGTCGTGTGAAGCTCTGGCATTCTCTGTTCAGGTCGCTGTTTCAAATCATGGTAGCATGGATGGGAGTCATGCTGTTCTTCTGTTTGCAAGATTGAAATCAAGCGTTCCAGGCTTTCCTATAAAACAGCTGGTTGGCTTTGAGCGTGTCCACACGGCGGCTGGCAGTGCATCAAATGTGGTGATTACCGTGGACCCTTGCAAGCATATGAGCGCAGCCAATCCTGAAGGCAAAAGGGTACTGTTATTGGGTGCCCATGTTCTAACGGTGGGTGATGAAGAGTTCGAATTATTCATTGAACTCTGA